From the genome of Streptomyces sp. NBC_01260, one region includes:
- a CDS encoding ABC transporter permease, whose translation MNETSPAPVAQAPAPRKTPAAAGGGAPRPVTGTPPPLGQRLAELLQRQGVLAVLLTVVIVASFIYPTFATLDNARGVTVQASFLAVVALGMTMVIITGGIDLSVGSVFALGGVLAAWASTWGFLAALFVPLVVCGAIGLLNGFLVARAGMAPFIVTLATLLGARGILLAFTDEGATTYLVPKGSAFAELGQGSVWGFGYPILIALVLFGIGGLLLQRTSFGQTLFAVGGSSDAATLMGLPVARTKMLVYTLSGLLAGLAGALNAARLSSGVTIVGVGMELDAISAVVIGGTLLIGGAGSISGTLWGVLLLAVIQNLINQIGSLNSSYQSVVSGGFLIVVVVAQRYLARSRRTT comes from the coding sequence ATGAACGAAACCTCACCCGCACCGGTGGCCCAGGCCCCGGCACCGCGCAAGACCCCGGCAGCGGCAGGCGGCGGTGCGCCCCGCCCCGTGACCGGGACACCACCCCCGCTCGGGCAACGGCTCGCCGAGCTCCTCCAGCGTCAGGGCGTGCTCGCGGTCCTGCTCACGGTCGTGATCGTCGCGTCGTTCATCTACCCGACGTTCGCCACCCTGGACAACGCGCGCGGCGTGACCGTACAGGCGTCGTTCCTCGCCGTGGTGGCCCTCGGCATGACCATGGTCATCATCACCGGCGGCATCGACCTGTCCGTCGGATCCGTCTTCGCGCTGGGCGGCGTGCTCGCCGCCTGGGCATCCACATGGGGCTTCCTGGCCGCGCTGTTCGTGCCACTCGTGGTGTGCGGTGCGATCGGACTGCTCAACGGCTTCCTGGTCGCCCGCGCCGGGATGGCGCCGTTCATCGTCACGCTCGCCACCCTGCTGGGGGCCCGCGGCATACTCCTCGCCTTCACCGACGAGGGCGCCACCACCTACCTGGTGCCCAAGGGATCGGCCTTCGCCGAGCTCGGGCAGGGGAGCGTGTGGGGCTTCGGCTACCCGATCCTGATCGCCCTCGTACTGTTCGGCATCGGCGGACTGCTGCTGCAGCGCACCTCGTTCGGACAGACGCTCTTCGCCGTCGGCGGCAGCAGTGACGCGGCCACCCTGATGGGCCTGCCCGTGGCCCGTACCAAGATGCTGGTCTACACGCTCAGCGGACTGCTGGCCGGACTCGCCGGGGCGCTCAACGCGGCCAGGCTGTCGTCCGGGGTCACCATCGTCGGCGTGGGCATGGAGCTCGACGCGATCTCCGCCGTCGTCATCGGCGGCACACTCCTGATCGGTGGCGCCGGGTCGATCAGCGGAACGCTCTGGGGCGTCCTGCTGCTCGCCGTCATCCAGAATCTGATCAACCAGATCGGCTCGCTGAACTCCTCGTACCAGTCGGTGGTCAGCGGAGGCTTCCTTATCGTTGTCGTCGTGGCCCAGCGCTATCTGGCGCGCAGCCGCAGAACCACCTGA
- a CDS encoding ABC transporter permease has translation MTQATLSTPAARPLARLRDPAWYQEYGVYVAVAVVLLFNALFTEHFMTADNLRTQLVQVAPIVIVALGMALVIGTEGVDLSVGSTMAVAAALLPLYLGYGLVPALVMALLAGALVGAVNGTLVSLVGLQPIVATLALFVGGRGLALVMADGQLKQIVNPDLLSLGTGSFLGIPLVVLIAAVLAVAVAFLVQRTTFGRQVVAIGGNRSAASLAGLPVRRVLIGVYVLCGAFAALAGILATARLTASDPSSLGTLMELSAITAVVVGGTPLNGGSIRVLGTVAGALLMQLLRATLVKHDLPDSTAQIAQAAIIIAAVYVARERRSR, from the coding sequence ATGACCCAGGCCACGCTCTCCACACCTGCCGCCCGCCCGCTGGCGCGGCTGCGCGACCCCGCCTGGTACCAGGAGTACGGCGTGTACGTCGCCGTCGCGGTAGTGCTCCTCTTCAACGCCCTGTTCACCGAGCACTTCATGACCGCGGACAACCTCCGCACCCAGCTCGTCCAGGTCGCGCCCATCGTCATCGTCGCCCTGGGCATGGCCCTGGTGATCGGCACCGAGGGGGTCGACCTCTCCGTCGGCTCGACCATGGCGGTTGCCGCGGCCCTCCTGCCGCTCTACCTCGGCTACGGGCTGGTGCCCGCGCTCGTCATGGCGCTGCTGGCCGGTGCGCTCGTCGGAGCGGTCAACGGCACGCTGGTCTCCCTCGTCGGGCTCCAGCCGATCGTCGCCACACTCGCCCTGTTCGTCGGCGGCCGCGGTCTGGCCCTGGTCATGGCGGACGGTCAGCTCAAGCAGATCGTCAACCCCGACCTGCTCTCCCTCGGCACCGGATCCTTCCTCGGCATCCCGCTGGTCGTCCTCATCGCCGCGGTCCTCGCGGTCGCCGTCGCCTTCCTGGTCCAGCGCACCACCTTCGGCCGCCAGGTCGTCGCCATCGGCGGCAACCGGTCCGCGGCCTCCCTCGCCGGACTGCCCGTGCGCCGGGTGCTCATCGGTGTGTACGTGCTCTGCGGGGCGTTCGCCGCACTGGCCGGCATCCTCGCCACCGCCAGGCTCACCGCCAGCGACCCCTCCTCGCTCGGCACCCTCATGGAACTCTCCGCCATCACGGCGGTCGTGGTCGGCGGCACCCCGCTCAACGGCGGTTCCATCCGGGTGCTCGGCACGGTCGCGGGCGCCCTGCTGATGCAGCTGCTGCGCGCCACCCTCGTCAAGCACGACCTGCCCGACTCCACCGCACAGATCGCCCAGGCGGCCATCATCATCGCCGCCGTCTACGTCGCCCGGGAGCGTCGGTCCCGATGA
- a CDS encoding aldose epimerase family protein gives MPRPTVNRKPFGAHGNTDVDVWTLDSGTGVRAEILTYGGILHRLTVPDTGGAPASVVRSLAGLDDYTGSNPFFGALIGRFANRIAHGRFTLDEAEYQVPANDRGHALHGGPDGFHTRVWQAAGEATDTAATLRLTLRSPDGDMGFPGALDVTVTYALDAAGTLALDYTATTDRPTVVNLTNHAYFDLAAQGDILGHTLQVDADSYLPVDEDGIPEGPATAVHATPFDLTTPCTVGERIALPDEQLRRAGGFDHCWILRGPGTGLRRAARLTAPGAGRILEVWTTEPGIQVYTANQLDGTLAAPGGGRHGRHGAVCLETQHLPDSPNRPDHPGTVLRPDESFRSRTEFRFPHLAAVTA, from the coding sequence ATGCCTCGCCCCACCGTGAACCGCAAACCGTTCGGCGCCCATGGGAACACGGACGTCGATGTCTGGACGCTCGACTCCGGCACCGGAGTCCGGGCCGAGATCCTCACCTACGGCGGCATCCTGCACCGGCTCACCGTGCCGGACACCGGAGGAGCCCCCGCGTCGGTCGTCCGGTCGCTGGCGGGCCTGGACGACTACACGGGCAGCAACCCGTTCTTCGGCGCTCTCATCGGCCGCTTCGCCAACCGCATCGCGCACGGCCGCTTCACCCTCGACGAGGCCGAGTACCAGGTCCCCGCCAACGACCGGGGACACGCCCTGCACGGCGGGCCCGACGGCTTCCACACCCGTGTCTGGCAGGCCGCCGGGGAGGCCACCGACACGGCCGCGACGCTCCGCCTCACGCTGCGCAGCCCCGACGGCGACATGGGATTCCCCGGGGCACTGGACGTCACTGTCACCTACGCCCTCGACGCGGCGGGCACACTCGCCCTCGACTACACCGCGACCACGGACCGCCCCACCGTCGTCAACCTCACCAACCACGCCTACTTCGACCTCGCCGCACAGGGAGACATCCTCGGCCACACGCTCCAGGTGGACGCCGACAGCTATCTCCCCGTCGACGAGGACGGCATTCCCGAGGGCCCGGCCACGGCGGTGCACGCCACCCCGTTCGACCTCACCACCCCGTGCACCGTCGGGGAACGGATCGCGCTCCCCGACGAACAACTGCGCAGGGCGGGCGGCTTCGACCACTGCTGGATCCTCCGGGGGCCCGGCACGGGTCTGCGCCGGGCCGCCCGGCTCACCGCTCCCGGGGCCGGGCGCATCCTGGAGGTGTGGACCACCGAACCCGGCATCCAGGTCTACACCGCCAACCAGCTCGACGGCACCCTGGCCGCCCCCGGCGGCGGCCGCCACGGCCGCCACGGCGCAGTCTGCCTGGAGACCCAGCACCTGCCCGACTCGCCCAACCGGCCGGACCACCCCGGCACCGTGCTGCGCCCGGACGAATCCTTCCGCAGCCGGACCGAGTTCAGGTTCCCGCACCTCGCCGCCGTCACGGCCTGA
- a CDS encoding sugar ABC transporter ATP-binding protein, producing MAPPEAVPQPPEPAADAKEATAPSAADAQESTAPASFVKETAEAEQAPAPAGAVLEARSVSKRFPGVVALDDVSFSLRAGETHALVGENGAGKSTLIKVLTGVYQPDEGELRLTGQQIAFARPFEAQQAGISTIYQEVNLVPLMSVARNIFLGREPKNRFGLIDFGRMHRETTELLDGFGVRVDPKRPLHTLGIGTQQMVALARAVSVNAQVVIMDEPTSSLEPREVETLFRVIEDLRARGIAVLYVSHRMDELYRICDRVTVLRDGRHIHTGDLADLDRMQLVSMMLGRDMAEVRRSGLTSFGSEGHDASRTPVLTATGLSRNHQLHDISLSLYAGEVLGLGGLLGSGRSETAKALAGALSLDSGEIGVGGRTLRRLTSAGAIRAGISLLPEDRKAEGIVPGLSVRENIVLAAMPRLSRAGVVSRAKQDRIVEIFMKRLRIKAASPEQKVGELSGGNQQKVLLARWLCLEPKVLLLDEPTRGIDVGAKAEVQSLIDDLAREGLAVLLISSDIEELIEGADRIVVLRGGAVAGELAGDEVAESHLLEVLADHSPAPAGKAPAAQEDPR from the coding sequence ATGGCACCACCCGAAGCAGTACCGCAGCCGCCGGAGCCGGCCGCCGACGCGAAGGAGGCAACCGCGCCGTCGGCCGCCGACGCCCAGGAATCCACCGCGCCGGCCTCCTTCGTGAAGGAGACCGCCGAGGCGGAGCAGGCCCCCGCGCCGGCCGGGGCCGTCCTCGAAGCGCGCTCGGTGAGCAAGCGGTTCCCGGGCGTCGTCGCCCTCGACGACGTCTCCTTCTCCCTGCGCGCCGGGGAGACCCACGCACTGGTGGGGGAGAACGGAGCCGGCAAGTCCACCCTGATCAAGGTGCTGACCGGCGTCTACCAGCCCGACGAGGGCGAGCTGCGGCTGACCGGGCAACAGATCGCCTTCGCCCGGCCGTTCGAGGCGCAGCAGGCCGGTATCTCCACGATCTACCAGGAGGTGAACCTCGTCCCGCTGATGAGCGTGGCGCGCAACATCTTCCTCGGGCGTGAGCCTAAGAACCGTTTCGGCCTGATCGACTTCGGTCGTATGCACCGTGAGACCACCGAACTGCTCGACGGTTTCGGCGTACGCGTCGACCCGAAGCGGCCCTTGCACACCCTGGGCATCGGCACCCAGCAGATGGTCGCCCTCGCCCGCGCCGTCTCGGTCAACGCCCAGGTCGTCATCATGGACGAACCCACCTCCTCGCTGGAGCCGCGCGAGGTCGAGACCCTCTTCCGGGTCATCGAGGACCTGCGCGCACGCGGGATCGCGGTGCTCTACGTCAGCCACCGCATGGATGAGCTCTACCGGATCTGCGACCGCGTCACCGTGCTCCGCGACGGCCGCCACATCCACACCGGCGACCTCGCCGACCTCGACCGCATGCAGCTCGTCTCGATGATGCTCGGCCGCGACATGGCCGAGGTCCGCCGCTCCGGCCTCACCAGCTTCGGCTCCGAGGGCCACGACGCCTCGCGCACCCCGGTGCTCACCGCGACCGGACTCTCCCGCAACCACCAACTCCACGACATATCCCTGTCGTTGTACGCCGGTGAGGTGCTCGGTCTCGGTGGGCTCCTCGGCTCCGGCCGCAGCGAGACCGCGAAGGCCCTGGCCGGTGCGCTGAGCCTGGACTCCGGTGAGATCGGGGTCGGCGGACGCACCCTGCGCAGGCTCACCTCCGCCGGTGCCATCCGGGCCGGCATCAGCCTGCTGCCCGAGGACCGCAAGGCCGAAGGCATCGTCCCCGGCCTCTCGGTGCGCGAGAACATCGTGCTGGCCGCGATGCCGCGCCTCTCCCGCGCCGGTGTCGTCTCCCGCGCCAAGCAGGACCGCATCGTCGAGATCTTCATGAAGCGGCTGCGGATCAAGGCGGCGAGCCCCGAACAGAAGGTCGGCGAGCTCTCCGGCGGCAACCAGCAGAAGGTCCTGCTGGCCCGCTGGCTCTGCCTGGAGCCCAAGGTCCTGCTGCTCGACGAACCCACCCGCGGCATCGACGTCGGCGCCAAGGCCGAGGTCCAGAGCCTCATCGACGACCTCGCCCGCGAGGGCCTCGCCGTCCTGCTCATCTCCTCCGACATCGAGGAACTCATCGAGGGCGCCGACCGCATCGTCGTCCTGCGCGGCGGCGCGGTCGCGGGCGAACTGGCGGGCGACGAGGTGGCCGAGAGCCATCTGCTCGAAGTGCTCGCCGACCACTCACCGGCGCCCGCAGGGAAGGCCCCGGCCGCTCAGGAGGACCCCCGATGA
- a CDS encoding LacI family DNA-binding transcriptional regulator has product MGVSLKDVAQRAGVSIKTVSNVVNNYQHVTPKMRAKVQQAIDELGYRPNLTARHLRKGRTGIIALAVPEFGNPYFAELAGEVVDAAARHDYTVLVDHTGGLREKELLVSQGFRSHVIDGLILSPIHLETEDLMARTETAPLVLLGEREYEAPYDHIAIDNVEASREAVRHLIDQGNRRIAFLGSRTGRERQPAHLRLRGWREELAAEGIAPDESLVVVTDGYGREDGATAMAALLDRGEQPDAVFAYNDLIAIGAMRTLSERGLRIPEDVAVVGFDNIEESLYGATTLTTVAPDKEAIARLAVDSLVERLSGDEAPAPRRPRPGYRLIVRESTVPRSSGVSGGS; this is encoded by the coding sequence GTGGGCGTCAGCCTCAAGGACGTTGCGCAACGGGCGGGCGTATCCATCAAGACCGTGTCGAACGTGGTGAACAACTATCAGCACGTCACACCGAAGATGCGCGCCAAGGTGCAGCAGGCCATCGACGAGCTCGGCTACCGGCCGAACCTCACCGCCCGGCATCTGCGCAAGGGCCGCACGGGCATCATCGCCCTCGCCGTCCCCGAGTTCGGCAACCCGTACTTCGCGGAGCTGGCCGGCGAGGTCGTCGACGCGGCCGCCCGGCACGACTACACCGTGCTGGTCGACCACACCGGCGGGCTGCGGGAGAAGGAGCTCCTGGTCAGCCAGGGTTTCCGGTCCCATGTGATCGACGGCCTCATCCTCAGTCCCATCCATCTGGAGACCGAGGACCTGATGGCGCGCACCGAGACGGCCCCACTGGTGCTGCTGGGCGAGCGCGAGTACGAGGCGCCGTACGACCACATCGCCATCGACAACGTGGAGGCCTCCCGTGAGGCCGTACGCCACCTTATCGATCAGGGGAACCGGCGCATCGCCTTCCTCGGCTCGCGCACCGGCCGTGAGCGGCAGCCGGCCCATCTGAGGCTGCGCGGATGGCGGGAGGAGCTCGCCGCCGAGGGCATCGCCCCCGACGAGTCGCTGGTCGTAGTCACCGACGGCTACGGCCGCGAGGACGGGGCCACCGCGATGGCCGCCCTCCTGGACCGCGGGGAGCAGCCCGACGCCGTGTTCGCGTACAACGACCTCATCGCCATCGGCGCGATGCGCACCCTGTCCGAACGCGGTCTGCGCATCCCCGAGGACGTCGCCGTCGTCGGGTTCGACAACATCGAGGAGAGCCTCTACGGAGCCACCACGCTCACCACGGTCGCCCCGGACAAGGAGGCCATCGCCCGGCTCGCCGTCGACAGCCTCGTCGAACGACTCTCCGGCGACGAGGCACCGGCACCCCGGCGGCCCCGGCCCGGCTACCGGCTGATCGTCCGGGAATCGACCGTCCCCCGCTCTTCCGGAGTGTCCGGCGGATCCTGA
- a CDS encoding ABC transporter substrate-binding protein, with protein MMIQRRTRTLAVACLLAATATLAASGCSKSEGSDNASADSSQGAQAAKSPETSSGSGCSLQTYGSPKLDLKNAVVGFSQSEKEANPFRIAETQSIKDEAKKVGVKKLLTTNAQSQLSKQISDIQDMLSQGAQFLIVAPLNSDGLEPALKAAAAKKVPVLTVDRKLNSTACKDYVAFLGSDFVEQGKRAADAMIKTTGGKGKVAILLGASGNNVTTDRTKGFVDQLKAKAPGLKIVAQQTGEFARDKGQQVMEQLIQSKPDITAVYAENDEMGLGAVTALKAAGKKPGRDVKIVSVDGTRNAVQALVNGEYNAVIESNPRFGPLAFATAQKFYGGEEIPENVIISDRAYDESNAKASLGGAF; from the coding sequence ATGATGATCCAGCGCCGAACCCGTACCCTCGCCGTGGCCTGCCTCCTCGCCGCCACCGCCACGCTGGCCGCCTCCGGCTGCTCCAAGTCGGAGGGCTCGGACAATGCGAGCGCTGACAGCAGCCAGGGCGCCCAGGCGGCCAAGTCCCCCGAGACCTCGTCCGGTTCCGGCTGCTCGCTGCAGACCTACGGGTCGCCGAAGCTGGACCTGAAGAACGCGGTGGTCGGCTTCTCCCAGTCGGAGAAGGAGGCCAACCCGTTCCGGATCGCCGAGACCCAGTCCATCAAGGACGAGGCCAAGAAGGTCGGAGTCAAGAAGCTGCTCACCACCAACGCCCAGTCGCAGCTGTCCAAGCAGATCAGCGACATCCAGGACATGCTTTCCCAGGGCGCCCAGTTCCTCATCGTCGCCCCGCTGAACTCCGACGGCCTGGAGCCGGCGCTGAAGGCCGCCGCCGCCAAGAAGGTCCCGGTCCTCACTGTCGACCGCAAGCTCAACTCCACCGCGTGCAAGGACTACGTGGCCTTCCTCGGCTCCGACTTCGTCGAGCAGGGCAAGCGCGCGGCGGACGCGATGATCAAGACGACCGGCGGCAAGGGCAAGGTCGCCATCCTCCTCGGCGCCTCGGGCAACAACGTCACCACCGACCGCACCAAGGGCTTCGTCGACCAGCTCAAGGCCAAGGCGCCCGGCCTGAAGATCGTCGCCCAGCAGACCGGCGAGTTCGCCCGCGACAAGGGCCAGCAGGTCATGGAGCAGCTCATCCAGTCCAAGCCCGACATCACCGCGGTCTACGCGGAGAACGACGAGATGGGTCTCGGCGCCGTCACCGCGCTGAAGGCCGCAGGCAAGAAGCCCGGCAGGGACGTCAAGATCGTCTCCGTCGACGGCACCCGCAACGCCGTCCAGGCCCTGGTCAACGGCGAGTACAACGCAGTCATCGAGTCGAACCCGCGCTTCGGCCCGCTGGCCTTCGCGACCGCCCAGAAGTTCTACGGCGGCGAGGAGATCCCGGAGAACGTCATCATCTCCGACCGTGCCTACGACGAGTCCAACGCCAAGGCCTCGCTCGGCGGCGCGTTCTGA